From Candidatus Methylacidithermus pantelleriae, the proteins below share one genomic window:
- a CDS encoding phosphatase domain-containing protein encodes MAVSVRSAAQTNAAPFVDFQRDVWESDYQRELLPKGQELCSMEKRNASMTRGIFLFWRCGLLALLYNFARALCVAALSPEHPPVRPADAASPVLIWDIDPAKASALPRNFRTTEDLPKNETDESFENAGLKELRASGSGQFTADNLKLVLARTRGPVTVFDLRQETHIFINGLPASWFATHDWANVGRSRAAIETEETAQVQLLKPGSEVSIRFGEPVKKGRRDAAVPQRVTIHYVNTERDLVETAGARYVRIPVTDHVRPMDEEVDRFILAAREMPPDGWAYFHCEAGRGRTTTFMVLYDMLRNAARISLEAIVRRQKLLGDGYDVLAPVAPGNWKAPYIADRIAFVRAFYDYARANPNGRPRLWSEWLKTGGQ; translated from the coding sequence AGACCAATGCCGCGCCTTTTGTAGACTTTCAGCGCGATGTGTGGGAAAGCGATTACCAGCGGGAGCTCTTGCCCAAGGGGCAGGAGTTATGTTCAATGGAAAAAAGAAACGCTTCCATGACGAGAGGCATTTTTTTGTTCTGGCGCTGTGGTCTTCTGGCGCTTCTTTACAATTTCGCCAGAGCACTTTGTGTGGCGGCGCTCTCTCCGGAACATCCGCCGGTGCGTCCGGCCGATGCTGCATCGCCGGTACTTATCTGGGACATTGACCCCGCGAAGGCCAGCGCTCTCCCGCGGAACTTTCGCACTACTGAGGACTTGCCGAAGAATGAAACAGACGAATCATTTGAGAACGCTGGATTAAAGGAGCTTCGCGCCTCCGGCAGTGGACAATTTACGGCCGACAATCTCAAGCTTGTGCTGGCCCGCACTCGCGGGCCGGTCACCGTTTTCGATTTAAGACAGGAAACGCACATCTTCATCAACGGTCTGCCTGCGAGCTGGTTTGCCACGCACGACTGGGCTAACGTGGGCAGAAGTCGGGCTGCAATCGAAACCGAGGAAACGGCACAAGTGCAATTGCTCAAGCCCGGCAGCGAGGTTTCGATTCGATTTGGCGAGCCGGTGAAGAAAGGGCGTCGCGACGCCGCGGTGCCGCAGCGCGTGACGATCCATTACGTGAATACCGAGCGCGATCTGGTGGAAACCGCCGGTGCGCGGTACGTGCGCATTCCCGTGACCGATCACGTGCGTCCCATGGATGAAGAAGTGGATCGGTTTATTCTGGCTGCGCGGGAGATGCCGCCGGACGGCTGGGCCTATTTCCACTGCGAAGCTGGGCGTGGCCGAACTACGACTTTCATGGTGCTTTACGATATGCTGCGAAACGCGGCGCGCATTTCCTTGGAAGCCATTGTGCGGCGTCAAAAATTGCTGGGCGACGGCTATGACGTGCTGGCTCCGGTAGCGCCCGGAAACTGGAAGGCGCCTTATATCGCTGACCGGATCGCGTTCGTCCGCGCCTTTTACGATTATGCCCGCGCCAATCCCAATGGCCGACCGCGACTCTGGAGCGAATGGCTCAAAACTGGAGGGCAGTGA